Proteins found in one Pongo pygmaeus isolate AG05252 chromosome 8, NHGRI_mPonPyg2-v2.0_pri, whole genome shotgun sequence genomic segment:
- the PWWP2B gene encoding PWWP domain-containing protein 2B isoform X1 — protein MEPRAGCRLPVRVEQVVNGALVVTVSCGERSFAGILLDCTKKSGLFGLPPLAPLPQVDDPPADNSHGRAPEEGDAEVMQLGSSSPPPAHGVQPPETTGPEPPPPLVPPLPAGSLPPYPPYFEGAPFPHPLWLRDTYKLWVPQPPPRTIKRTRRRLSRNRDPGRLILSTIRLRPRQVLCEKCKSTLSPPEASPGPPAAPRARRRLGSGPDRELRKPEEPENGDPTAAATARRSKRERREEDRAPAEQVPRSPVIKISYSTPQGKGEVVKIPSRVHGSLEPFRPQQAPQDDGSRDPEVLDRESRDRPSCAPSASIPKLKLTRPVPPGADLPPPKIRLKPHRLGDSEHEPVYRAELVEELNGYPRDSSPAPCADGPPGGLADLSSGSSGEDDDFKSCPQGPQGREGLAFLVSCPEGRADCASESACSSDSLDEARSSGSEGTPADTGDLSPGHGASAPSASREARQTVPPLTVRLHTQSVSECITEDGRTVAVGDIVWGHRR, from the exons ATGGAGCCGCGCGCCGGCTGCCGGCTGCCGGTGCGGGTGGAGCAGGTCGTCAACGGCGCGCTGGTGGTCACGGTGAGCTGCGGCGAGCGGAGCTTCGCGGGGATCCTGCTGGACTGCACGAAAAA GTCCGGCCTCTTTGGCCTACCCCCGTTGGCTCCGCTGCCCCAGGTCGATGACCCCCCTGCCGACAACAGCCATGGCCGGGCTCCCGAGGAGGGGGATGCAGAGGTGATGCAGCTGGGGTCCAGCTCCCCACCTCCTGCCCACGGAGTTCAGCCCCCCGAGACCACCGGCCCCGAGCCACCCCCGCCCCTCGTGCCGCCGCTGCCCGCCGGAAGCCTGCCCCCGTACCCGCCGTACTTCGAAGGTGCCCCCTTCCCTCACCCGCTGTGGCTCCGGGACACGTACAAGCTGTGGGTGCCCCAGCCGCCGCCCAGGACCATCAAGCGCACCCGGCGGCGTCTGTCCCGCAACCGCGACCCCGGGCGCCTCATCCTCAGCACCATCCGCCTGCGGCCGCGCCAGGTGCTCTGTGAGAAGTGCAAGAGCACGCTGAGCCCCCCGGAGGCCAGCCCCGGACCCCCAGCCGCGCCCAGGGCCCGCAGGAGGCTGGGCAGTGGCCCGGACAGGGAGCTCCGCAAGCCAGAGGAGCCAGAGAACGGCGACCCCACGGCTGCGGCCACCGCCAGGAGGAGCAAGAGGGAGAGGCGAGAGGAGGACAGGGCCCCGGCAGAGCAGGTCCCGCGGAGCCCGGTCATCAAGATCTCCTACAGCACGCCCCAGGGCAAGGGAGAGGTGGTCAAGATCCCCTCCCGCGTGCACGGCTCTCTGGAGCCCTTCCGTCCCCAGCAGGCCCCGCAGGACGACGGCAGCCGGGACCCCGAGGTGCTGGACAGAGAGTCCCGGGACCGGCCGTCCTGCGCGCCCTCGGCCTCCATCCCCAAGCTGAAACTGACACGGCCTGTGCCGCCCGGCGCGGACCTGCCGCCCCCTAAGATCCGCCTGAAGCCCCACCGTCTGGGGGACAGCGAGCACGAGCCCGTGTACCGGGCCGAGCTGGTGGAGGAGCTGAACGGGTACCCGCGGGACAGCTCGCCGGCGCCCTGTGCGGACGGCCCTCCCGGTGGGCTGGCAGACCTGTCTTCTGGAAGTTCGGGTGAGGACGATGACTTCAAGAGCTGTCCCCAGGGTCCACAGGGACGCGAGGGCTTGGCTTTCCTTGTCAGCTGCCCTGAGGGGAGAGCGGACTGTGCCAGTGAGTCGGCGTGCAGCAGCGACAGCCTGGACGAGGCCAGATCGTCCGGCTCAGAAGGGACACCGGCAGACACGGGTGACCTCTCGCCTGGCCACGGCGCATCGGCGCCCTCGGCGTCCAGAGAGGCTCGCCAAACGGTGCCGCCCCTGACGGTCAGGCTGCACACACAGAGCGTGTCGGAGTGCATCACGGAGGACGGCAGGACTGTGGCCGTGGGGGACATCGTCTGGG
- the PWWP2B gene encoding PWWP domain-containing protein 2B isoform X2, translating into MQLGSSSPPPAHGVQPPETTGPEPPPPLVPPLPAGSLPPYPPYFEGAPFPHPLWLRDTYKLWVPQPPPRTIKRTRRRLSRNRDPGRLILSTIRLRPRQVLCEKCKSTLSPPEASPGPPAAPRARRRLGSGPDRELRKPEEPENGDPTAAATARRSKRERREEDRAPAEQVPRSPVIKISYSTPQGKGEVVKIPSRVHGSLEPFRPQQAPQDDGSRDPEVLDRESRDRPSCAPSASIPKLKLTRPVPPGADLPPPKIRLKPHRLGDSEHEPVYRAELVEELNGYPRDSSPAPCADGPPGGLADLSSGSSGEDDDFKSCPQGPQGREGLAFLVSCPEGRADCASESACSSDSLDEARSSGSEGTPADTGDLSPGHGASAPSASREARQTVPPLTVRLHTQSVSECITEDGRTVAVGDIVWGHRR; encoded by the coding sequence ATGCAGCTGGGGTCCAGCTCCCCACCTCCTGCCCACGGAGTTCAGCCCCCCGAGACCACCGGCCCCGAGCCACCCCCGCCCCTCGTGCCGCCGCTGCCCGCCGGAAGCCTGCCCCCGTACCCGCCGTACTTCGAAGGTGCCCCCTTCCCTCACCCGCTGTGGCTCCGGGACACGTACAAGCTGTGGGTGCCCCAGCCGCCGCCCAGGACCATCAAGCGCACCCGGCGGCGTCTGTCCCGCAACCGCGACCCCGGGCGCCTCATCCTCAGCACCATCCGCCTGCGGCCGCGCCAGGTGCTCTGTGAGAAGTGCAAGAGCACGCTGAGCCCCCCGGAGGCCAGCCCCGGACCCCCAGCCGCGCCCAGGGCCCGCAGGAGGCTGGGCAGTGGCCCGGACAGGGAGCTCCGCAAGCCAGAGGAGCCAGAGAACGGCGACCCCACGGCTGCGGCCACCGCCAGGAGGAGCAAGAGGGAGAGGCGAGAGGAGGACAGGGCCCCGGCAGAGCAGGTCCCGCGGAGCCCGGTCATCAAGATCTCCTACAGCACGCCCCAGGGCAAGGGAGAGGTGGTCAAGATCCCCTCCCGCGTGCACGGCTCTCTGGAGCCCTTCCGTCCCCAGCAGGCCCCGCAGGACGACGGCAGCCGGGACCCCGAGGTGCTGGACAGAGAGTCCCGGGACCGGCCGTCCTGCGCGCCCTCGGCCTCCATCCCCAAGCTGAAACTGACACGGCCTGTGCCGCCCGGCGCGGACCTGCCGCCCCCTAAGATCCGCCTGAAGCCCCACCGTCTGGGGGACAGCGAGCACGAGCCCGTGTACCGGGCCGAGCTGGTGGAGGAGCTGAACGGGTACCCGCGGGACAGCTCGCCGGCGCCCTGTGCGGACGGCCCTCCCGGTGGGCTGGCAGACCTGTCTTCTGGAAGTTCGGGTGAGGACGATGACTTCAAGAGCTGTCCCCAGGGTCCACAGGGACGCGAGGGCTTGGCTTTCCTTGTCAGCTGCCCTGAGGGGAGAGCGGACTGTGCCAGTGAGTCGGCGTGCAGCAGCGACAGCCTGGACGAGGCCAGATCGTCCGGCTCAGAAGGGACACCGGCAGACACGGGTGACCTCTCGCCTGGCCACGGCGCATCGGCGCCCTCGGCGTCCAGAGAGGCTCGCCAAACGGTGCCGCCCCTGACGGTCAGGCTGCACACACAGAGCGTGTCGGAGTGCATCACGGAGGACGGCAGGACTGTGGCCGTGGGGGACATCGTCTGGG